A stretch of Candidatus Poribacteria bacterium DNA encodes these proteins:
- a CDS encoding mandelate racemase/muconate lactonizing enzyme family protein, which yields MQDYPTGIKITKVEQVTIEIDQPAIGCNSQAPEIKQPDPNGKWKERIIRIYTDDGVLGWGAGSWATTTAEDAQGILNQNPFDLLNSEDGIAPEFRGLENALWDTIGKILGKPAYQLIGGDVFSNGLPAYDSTIYFNDLLYETKAEGLKRIESDVKSSLANGFTACKMKIGRGNHLMERKAGLQRDIELVQLARSTAGEGFNILVDANNAYTYDEVITFLNETSDCNVFWIEEMFDEDVELYRNLKAFIQEKGLKTFIADGETRTRDPLEFYDPFFEAGVIDVIQHDMKGLGVTGWRRLADMAAAHDVQCAPHNWGSLLGFYLSLQFGKTIPHFLYGEVATLTSDVVDTSNYDFTGGTFTVPDTPGLGLSLNEDVYDDRYAGNEDWLVS from the coding sequence ATGCAGGACTATCCAACCGGTATCAAGATTACCAAAGTTGAGCAGGTCACAATCGAAATTGACCAGCCTGCTATCGGGTGTAACTCTCAGGCACCGGAGATAAAACAGCCTGACCCGAACGGGAAATGGAAAGAGCGTATCATCCGTATTTACACCGACGATGGAGTGCTTGGTTGGGGTGCTGGCAGTTGGGCGACAACGACTGCTGAGGATGCACAAGGCATACTCAATCAAAATCCGTTTGATCTCTTGAATTCTGAAGACGGTATCGCTCCCGAATTCCGTGGGCTTGAAAACGCACTCTGGGATACTATCGGCAAAATCCTCGGCAAGCCAGCTTATCAGCTGATTGGCGGCGATGTCTTCTCAAACGGGTTGCCTGCTTACGACAGCACTATCTATTTCAACGATCTCCTCTACGAGACGAAAGCCGAAGGTCTCAAGCGAATTGAGAGCGATGTCAAAAGCAGTCTCGCCAACGGGTTTACCGCATGCAAAATGAAAATAGGACGCGGTAACCACCTCATGGAACGCAAAGCCGGTCTACAGCGAGACATAGAGCTCGTCCAACTTGCACGTAGTACCGCAGGCGAAGGTTTCAATATCCTTGTTGATGCGAATAACGCATACACCTATGACGAAGTCATCACTTTCCTTAATGAAACAAGCGATTGCAATGTCTTTTGGATTGAAGAGATGTTTGACGAGGATGTTGAGTTATATCGCAACCTAAAGGCTTTCATCCAAGAGAAGGGTTTGAAGACGTTCATTGCTGATGGCGAGACTCGGACACGTGACCCGCTCGAATTTTACGACCCCTTCTTTGAAGCAGGTGTGATTGATGTCATTCAGCACGACATGAAAGGACTGGGTGTTACGGGGTGGCGGCGGCTTGCCGATATGGCTGCTGCCCACGATGTCCAGTGTGCGCCGCATAACTGGGGCTCCCTGCTCGGTTTCTATCTCAGTCTCCAATTCGGCAAAACCATTCCCCATTTCCTCTATGGCGAAGTCGCAACGCTCACAAGTGATGTTGTTGATACTTCTAACTACGATTTCACAGGCGGCACGTTCACAGTCCCAGATACCCCTGGGCTTGGGTTGTCGCTTAATGAAGATGTGTACGATGACCGTTACGCCGGAAACGAGGATTGGCTGGTATCCTAA
- the mnmA gene encoding tRNA 2-thiouridine(34) synthase MnmA, producing the protein MKKVLVAMSGGVDSSVTAAMMVDAGYDVTGITMRLGAPDTIEVEPERPNCCSLEGIEDARRVATQLGIPFYGVNYEDAFREQIIDYFVDEYLVGRTPSPCMVCNRELKFGRLLDLAKTLECDAIATGHYARVEQHPETGRYLLRKARDVSKDQSYFLAALTQEQLQCALMPLGEYTKSEVRDLARKYQLRTAEKIESQELCFVADTNYRRFLQDRVPEKIQGGNIVDQEGNVLGKHDGVPFYTVGQRRGLGIAVGKPLYVTQLNAKKNTVVVGESAALLEDTMYVERINLIAIEKLTEPIRAHVKVRSRDDGGPATISPISDTEVVVQFDEPRRAITPGQATVFYDDEYVLGGGWIVDPRDK; encoded by the coding sequence ATGAAGAAAGTTCTCGTTGCAATGAGCGGAGGCGTAGACAGCTCCGTCACCGCCGCCATGATGGTTGACGCAGGGTATGATGTCACCGGCATCACCATGCGCCTCGGCGCGCCTGATACAATTGAAGTAGAACCTGAGCGTCCCAACTGCTGCTCGCTTGAGGGCATTGAGGATGCCCGCCGCGTCGCCACACAACTCGGCATCCCCTTCTACGGCGTGAACTACGAGGACGCTTTCCGTGAACAGATTATTGACTATTTCGTAGATGAGTACCTCGTCGGGAGAACCCCCAGTCCGTGTATGGTATGTAACAGGGAGCTGAAGTTTGGTAGGCTCCTTGACCTCGCCAAGACGTTGGAATGCGATGCCATCGCCACAGGACACTATGCTCGTGTCGAGCAACATCCAGAGACAGGTCGCTATCTCTTACGCAAAGCACGCGATGTCAGCAAAGACCAGTCCTATTTCCTTGCCGCGCTCACACAGGAGCAATTACAATGTGCCCTGATGCCTCTCGGTGAATACACGAAATCTGAGGTCCGCGACCTTGCCCGAAAGTATCAGCTCCGCACCGCCGAAAAGATTGAGAGTCAGGAGCTCTGCTTTGTGGCTGACACTAACTATAGACGTTTCCTCCAAGACAGGGTCCCTGAAAAAATTCAGGGCGGCAATATTGTGGACCAGGAAGGCAACGTTCTCGGTAAGCATGACGGTGTGCCGTTTTATACCGTCGGTCAGCGACGTGGATTAGGCATTGCAGTCGGCAAACCCCTCTACGTGACGCAGCTCAACGCAAAGAAGAATACCGTCGTTGTCGGTGAATCCGCTGCACTCCTTGAGGACACCATGTACGTTGAACGCATCAACCTCATCGCCATTGAAAAGTTGACAGAACCGATCCGCGCCCACGTTAAAGTTCGCTCTCGTGATGATGGTGGTCCGGCGACCATCTCCCCTATCAGCGATACAGAAGTCGTCGTTCAGTTTGACGAACCCCGTCGTGCGATTACTCCGGGACAAGCCACCGTCTTTTACGACGACGAATACGTCCTCGGCGGTGGTTGGATTGTAGACCCTCGCGACAAATGA
- the miaA gene encoding tRNA (adenosine(37)-N6)-dimethylallyltransferase MiaA yields MNARLICLLGPTAVGKTEIAIQLAQRLNAEIISVDSRQIYRQMDIGTAKPNPEEQQAARHHLIDCVDISQSFSVADYQRLADTAIADIQNRGKRVLLVGGAGLYFRAIVDGLFEGPGANPALRERLEGEAAQHGVDVLHQRLRACDPVSADRIHPNNIIRVIRALEVYELTGTPMSVLQQQWHPEKQRYPFIAFCLTMPRALLYRRIEQRVDIMLANGLIAEVEALLAAGYSRDTVALQSFGYRELIAYLDGECTYMEAVAQLKQNTRRFAKRQLIWFRKDTRLEWIDRESAPDVVAYVLERIER; encoded by the coding sequence ATGAACGCAAGACTCATCTGCCTCCTCGGTCCTACAGCAGTCGGCAAAACGGAGATAGCGATTCAACTCGCGCAACGCCTCAATGCCGAGATTATCTCCGTTGATTCCCGCCAAATCTATCGACAAATGGACATCGGTACCGCCAAGCCAAACCCCGAAGAACAACAAGCAGCACGGCATCATCTTATAGACTGCGTAGATATTTCCCAATCTTTTTCCGTTGCTGATTATCAACGCCTCGCAGACACAGCAATCGCCGACATCCAAAACAGAGGCAAACGTGTATTACTTGTCGGCGGTGCCGGGCTTTACTTCCGAGCAATTGTTGACGGCTTGTTTGAGGGACCCGGCGCAAATCCTGCGCTCCGTGAGCGGCTTGAGGGGGAAGCAGCACAACACGGTGTTGATGTCCTCCACCAACGGCTCCGTGCCTGTGATCCAGTGTCTGCTGACCGTATCCACCCCAACAACATCATTCGCGTCATCCGTGCCTTGGAAGTCTATGAATTGACCGGCACCCCTATGTCCGTACTCCAACAGCAGTGGCATCCAGAGAAACAACGTTATCCATTTATCGCCTTCTGCCTGACGATGCCGCGCGCCCTGCTCTATCGTCGTATTGAGCAGCGTGTTGATATAATGCTTGCAAATGGGTTAATCGCCGAAGTCGAAGCGTTATTAGCAGCGGGCTATTCCCGTGATACCGTTGCCCTCCAAAGTTTCGGTTATAGAGAGTTGATAGCGTATCTGGACGGGGAGTGTACGTATATGGAAGCCGTCGCGCAGCTAAAACAGAACACCCGTCGTTTCGCCAAACGGCAACTCATATGGTTCCGCAAAGACACCCGCCTTGAATGGATAGATCGGGAGTCCGCACCTGATGTCGTTGCCTACGTCTTGGAAAGAATTGAGCGCTAA